The Anabaena sp. WA102 genome contains a region encoding:
- the acnB gene encoding bifunctional aconitate hydratase 2/2-methylisocitrate dehydratase, with protein sequence MLQEYRQQVAERAQLGIPPLPLDAVQTSALCELLKNPPTGEEELLLNLLRDRIPPGVDQAAYVKAGFLTAIAKKEITSPLVSPVDAVELLGTMIGGYNVQSLIDLLQVSSTSVSTASETPLVMGGEGREQIAAYAANALSKIMLVYDAFHDVLELSKTNPYAKQVINSWAEAEWFTSRPTLPEFITVTVFKVPGETNTDDLSPATHATTRPDIPLHALAMLETRQPGSLETIAELKKKGHPVAYVGDVVGTGSSRKSAINSVLWHLGNDIPFVPNKRAGGYILGSAIAPIFFNTAEDAGALPIQCDVSKMETGDVITIYPYKGTILNAAGEVISTFSLKPDTILDEVRAGGRIPLLIGRTLTDKTRQALGLKPSDLFIRPQSPTDTGKGFTLAQKMVGKAAGLPGVRPGTSCEPIMTTVGSQDTTGPMTRDELKELACLGFSADLVMQSFCHTAAYPKPVDIKTHQELPDFISSRGGVALRPGDGIIHSWLNRMLLPDTVGTGGDSHTRFPLGISFPAGSGLVAFAGALGVMPLDMPESVLVRFTGELQPGITLRDVVNAIPYVAMQKGLLTVEKQNKKNVFSGKILEIEGLPNLKVEQAFELTDASAERSCAGCTIKLSEETIAEYLRSNIALLTNMVARGYSDARTIMRRVAKMQEWLDHPVLLSADPDAEYAEIIEIDLSQITEPIVAAPNDPDNVKLLSAVANDPVQEVFVGSCMTNIGHYRATAKVLEGAGEVKARLWIAPPTRMDEHQLKVEGVYDVFVGANARTEIPGCSLCMGNQARVDDNTTVFSTSTRNFNNRMGKGAQVYLGSAELAAVCALLGRLPNVQEYLDIVAERIHPFADDLYRYLNFDQIVGFENEGRVISKEEQAALV encoded by the coding sequence ATGCTACAAGAATATCGTCAACAGGTTGCAGAACGCGCTCAACTGGGTATTCCTCCCTTACCGTTAGATGCAGTACAAACATCAGCATTGTGTGAATTACTGAAAAATCCCCCGACAGGCGAAGAAGAGTTATTATTAAATTTATTACGCGATCGCATTCCCCCCGGAGTAGATCAAGCTGCTTATGTAAAAGCTGGATTTCTGACTGCGATCGCTAAAAAAGAAATTACCAGTCCTTTGGTTTCACCAGTTGACGCAGTAGAATTACTGGGAACAATGATTGGTGGTTACAATGTCCAATCCTTAATTGATTTACTCCAAGTTTCCAGTACCTCTGTATCAACAGCTTCAGAAACACCCTTGGTAATGGGAGGAGAAGGAAGAGAACAAATCGCCGCTTATGCAGCTAACGCCCTCAGCAAAATTATGTTGGTGTATGATGCTTTCCATGATGTTTTGGAATTGTCAAAAACCAACCCCTACGCCAAACAAGTGATAAACTCTTGGGCAGAAGCAGAATGGTTTACTTCCCGTCCCACATTACCAGAATTTATCACCGTTACCGTTTTCAAAGTTCCTGGGGAAACCAACACCGACGACTTATCACCCGCAACCCACGCTACAACCAGACCAGATATTCCATTACACGCATTGGCGATGTTAGAAACCCGTCAACCGGGAAGTTTAGAAACCATTGCAGAGTTAAAGAAAAAAGGACATCCTGTAGCTTACGTTGGTGATGTCGTGGGTACAGGTTCTTCTCGCAAGTCTGCAATCAATTCCGTATTATGGCATTTGGGTAATGATATTCCCTTTGTACCAAACAAACGGGCTGGGGGTTATATTTTAGGAAGTGCGATCGCGCCTATCTTTTTTAACACAGCCGAAGATGCCGGTGCATTACCCATTCAATGCGATGTCAGCAAAATGGAAACCGGTGACGTAATTACCATTTATCCCTATAAAGGAACTATTCTCAATGCCGCAGGAGAAGTAATTTCCACCTTCAGCCTCAAACCTGACACCATTCTAGACGAAGTTCGCGCCGGTGGACGCATTCCCCTACTAATTGGACGGACTCTCACCGACAAAACCCGTCAAGCATTAGGTTTAAAACCCAGCGATTTATTTATCCGCCCCCAATCCCCCACCGACACCGGCAAAGGCTTCACATTGGCTCAGAAAATGGTCGGTAAAGCCGCTGGTTTGCCAGGAGTACGTCCGGGGACATCTTGCGAACCAATCATGACTACAGTGGGTTCTCAGGACACTACAGGACCAATGACCAGAGACGAATTGAAAGAACTGGCTTGTTTAGGCTTCAGTGCAGACTTGGTAATGCAGAGTTTCTGTCACACAGCCGCATATCCCAAACCTGTGGATATTAAAACCCATCAGGAATTACCAGACTTCATTTCCTCCCGTGGTGGTGTAGCTTTGCGTCCTGGTGATGGTATCATTCACTCCTGGTTAAACCGGATGTTGTTACCCGACACAGTGGGAACAGGTGGAGATTCCCATACTCGCTTCCCCTTGGGTATATCTTTCCCTGCTGGTTCTGGGTTAGTTGCGTTTGCTGGTGCTTTGGGTGTAATGCCTTTAGATATGCCAGAATCAGTATTAGTCCGGTTTACAGGAGAATTGCAACCAGGAATAACGCTGAGGGATGTTGTGAATGCAATTCCTTATGTGGCTATGCAAAAAGGTTTGTTAACTGTGGAGAAGCAGAACAAGAAAAATGTTTTCTCTGGCAAGATTTTGGAAATTGAAGGTTTACCAAATTTGAAAGTTGAACAAGCTTTTGAATTAACCGACGCTTCCGCAGAACGTTCTTGTGCTGGTTGTACAATTAAATTAAGCGAAGAAACAATTGCGGAATATTTACGTTCCAATATTGCCCTTTTAACTAATATGGTAGCACGGGGTTATAGTGATGCCAGAACTATTATGCGCCGGGTGGCAAAAATGCAAGAATGGTTAGATCATCCAGTATTATTATCTGCTGACCCTGATGCTGAATATGCAGAAATAATTGAGATTGATTTAAGCCAAATCACAGAACCAATTGTTGCTGCTCCTAATGACCCTGATAATGTTAAGTTATTATCGGCAGTTGCCAATGATCCTGTACAAGAAGTTTTTGTGGGTTCTTGTATGACAAATATCGGACATTATCGAGCAACAGCCAAGGTTTTAGAAGGTGCTGGTGAGGTGAAAGCGCGGTTATGGATTGCACCACCTACAAGAATGGATGAACATCAATTAAAAGTAGAAGGTGTGTATGATGTTTTTGTAGGTGCGAATGCGAGAACTGAGATTCCTGGATGCAGTTTATGTATGGGAAATCAGGCGCGAGTTGATGATAATACAACGGTGTTTTCTACCTCGACTCGTAACTTCAATAATCGCATGGGTAAAGGCGCTCAAGTGTATTTAGGTTCGGCGGAATTAGCAGCGGTTTGTGCATTATTGGGAAGGCTTCCTAATGTGCAGGAATATTTGGATATTGTCGCTGAAAGAATTCATCCTTTTGCTGATGATTTGTATCGCTATTTGAACTTTGATCAAATTGTTGGTTTTGAGAATGAAGGGAGGGTGATTAGTAAGGAGGAACAGGCGGCTTTGGTATAA
- a CDS encoding XisI protein has protein sequence MDKLENYRFLIKKILTEYHQLFSSASPDNIEMLLAFDEKRDQYLWFQVGWTTEERIKGISVHIRIKNEKIYIEEDWTEEGIATELLREGVPKEDIVLAFHDPETRKLTEFAVA, from the coding sequence ATGGATAAGTTAGAAAATTACCGATTTTTAATCAAAAAAATCTTAACAGAATATCATCAACTTTTTTCTTCTGCATCTCCTGATAATATAGAAATGCTCTTAGCTTTTGATGAGAAAAGAGATCAATATTTATGGTTTCAAGTTGGTTGGACAACTGAGGAAAGAATTAAGGGAATTTCTGTCCATATTCGTATTAAAAATGAGAAGATTTACATTGAAGAAGATTGGACTGAGGAAGGAATTGCAACAGAGTTATTACGGGAAGGTGTACCAAAAGAGGATATTGTTTTGGCTTTTCATGATCCAGAAACTCGTAAGTTGACGGAGTTTGCTGTGGCTTAG
- a CDS encoding element excision factor XisH family protein, whose translation MPAKDTCHDAVKNALIKDGWTITADPYYIIYRKLRLVADLGAERPLSAQKGDEKIVIEVKSFLNPSFIYDLERAVGQYIIYRNYLKRTAPDHQIYLALGQLVYKANFDETIQVVVDENQLKLIIVDTDKEVVTKWIS comes from the coding sequence ATGCCAGCAAAGGATACTTGCCATGATGCGGTCAAAAATGCTTTAATTAAGGATGGTTGGACAATTACGGCTGATCCTTATTATATAATTTATAGAAAATTAAGACTTGTTGCGGATCTAGGTGCTGAACGTCCATTATCTGCTCAAAAAGGTGATGAGAAAATAGTGATAGAAGTTAAAAGTTTTCTAAATCCATCATTTATTTATGATTTAGAAAGGGCTGTAGGTCAGTATATCATTTACCGTAATTATCTTAAAAGAACTGCACCAGACCATCAGATTTACTTAGCACTTGGTCAACTTGTTTATAAAGCTAATTTTGACGAAACTATCCAAGTTGTTGTTGATGAAAACCAACTTAAATTAATCATTGTAGATACAGACAAGGAGGTTGTTACCAAATGGATAAGTTAG
- a CDS encoding ATP-binding protein — MSQLAPFNPLENNDSSLNSIAVKKLIHNLLTSYNGWYDPFCEAIQNALDSIEARIKLEDGKYKPSIWVTIDLKNNCLMVTDNGIGLDEKNFKTFLQPNVTLKDKGYRGHKGVGATYLAYSFNYVQICSKTSDFKIIARMENAKKWVDDPNIKQFPKMIIDHDPQDTNFNSIDKGVSICIKCDKETFPRDLSWLQVKDAETWLNILRLKTGLGAIKKKDNIEVFVEVIDKDGQNNHHQKKGIEYLWIHDLPLQIKNTRLSHIKEKKDSLHRKYKDFKDLKLYPSKLKDLDIIYDFHDSKILIQLIENTDLSYLKDDELKNSLLDICRQYEPYIYCCYSYSETFWEQLNNGLNIRSTAKMFKSGIQLAADNMPQGEIRPIDYKSVNADRTYIVIHFDNCEVDIGRKSFSKELEDFAQEIAKILVIDYSQYRQFSKSPTGQKDNRQSPELVDRWKDRYKKYAEKNPLNLSIYNIPIICKPAREQEVVALFNQLLGAKVICGIEIMSTDQIFIYDCLFQHKIEPSEIYIYDEKKNPLGLFKDEIIIQYKKFGFPFCSYSPKVLEYKFSIDGLIEDLKHGEKNSNDIDMLVVWETGNKWKNNYYIASCLDKDNIYLRPYHGVTHIMYNRYTNEHEMNLIVIEELIDFLNNPEEEEERQKQKYEG; from the coding sequence ATGTCACAACTTGCTCCATTTAACCCTCTAGAAAATAATGACTCTAGTTTAAACTCCATAGCAGTTAAAAAATTAATACATAATCTTTTAACCTCTTATAATGGTTGGTATGATCCTTTTTGTGAAGCTATTCAAAATGCACTAGATTCTATTGAGGCAAGAATTAAATTAGAGGATGGAAAGTATAAACCTTCTATTTGGGTGACAATTGATTTAAAAAATAATTGTTTAATGGTAACTGATAATGGAATTGGATTAGATGAAAAAAACTTTAAAACTTTTTTACAGCCTAATGTAACTTTAAAAGATAAAGGATATAGAGGTCATAAAGGGGTAGGTGCAACATATTTAGCCTATAGTTTTAATTATGTTCAAATATGTAGTAAAACTTCTGATTTTAAAATAATTGCTAGAATGGAAAATGCAAAAAAATGGGTTGATGATCCCAATATAAAGCAATTTCCTAAGATGATTATTGATCATGATCCTCAAGATACTAATTTTAATAGTATTGATAAGGGAGTTTCTATTTGTATTAAGTGTGATAAAGAAACTTTCCCTCGTGATTTGAGTTGGCTACAGGTAAAAGATGCTGAGACTTGGCTAAATATTTTGCGTCTAAAAACTGGGTTAGGTGCTATTAAGAAAAAAGATAATATCGAAGTATTTGTTGAAGTAATTGATAAAGATGGACAGAATAATCATCATCAAAAAAAAGGTATAGAATATTTATGGATTCATGATTTACCTCTTCAAATAAAAAATACTCGATTATCTCATATAAAAGAGAAAAAAGATAGTTTGCATAGAAAATATAAAGATTTCAAAGATTTAAAGCTTTATCCTAGTAAATTAAAAGATTTAGATATAATTTATGATTTTCATGACTCTAAGATATTAATACAATTAATCGAGAATACAGACTTATCATACTTAAAAGATGATGAATTGAAAAATTCACTGTTAGATATTTGTAGGCAATACGAACCTTACATTTACTGTTGCTATTCTTATTCTGAAACTTTTTGGGAGCAATTAAATAATGGTTTAAACATAAGAAGTACAGCAAAAATGTTTAAAAGTGGCATTCAACTAGCAGCCGATAATATGCCACAAGGAGAAATACGTCCTATAGATTACAAATCTGTAAATGCCGACAGGACATATATTGTAATTCATTTTGATAATTGTGAAGTTGATATAGGTCGTAAATCTTTTTCAAAAGAGTTAGAAGATTTTGCTCAAGAAATCGCTAAAATACTTGTTATTGATTATTCTCAATACCGCCAATTTTCAAAAAGTCCTACTGGACAAAAAGACAATCGCCAAAGCCCAGAATTAGTTGATAGATGGAAGGATAGATATAAAAAATATGCAGAAAAAAACCCTCTAAATTTATCAATCTATAATATTCCGATTATATGTAAACCAGCAAGAGAACAAGAAGTAGTTGCTTTGTTTAATCAGTTACTTGGAGCAAAAGTAATTTGCGGAATTGAGATTATGTCAACCGATCAGATTTTCATCTATGATTGTTTATTTCAACACAAAATAGAGCCTTCAGAAATATATATATATGATGAAAAAAAGAATCCACTTGGGCTTTTCAAGGACGAAATCATAATTCAGTATAAGAAGTTCGGTTTTCCTTTTTGTTCTTATTCACCAAAAGTTTTAGAATATAAATTTTCAATTGATGGATTAATTGAAGACTTAAAGCATGGAGAAAAAAATTCTAATGATATTGATATGTTAGTAGTATGGGAAACAGGAAATAAGTGGAAAAACAATTATTATATTGCTTCATGTTTAGATAAGGATAATATTTATCTTCGCCCTTATCATGGTGTAACACATATCATGTATAATCGTTATACAAATGAACACGAAATGAATTTAATAGTTATTGAAGAACTGATTGATTTTCTAAATAATCCTGAAGAAGAGGAAGAAAGACAAAAACAAAAATATGAAGGATAG
- a CDS encoding type II toxin-antitoxin system HicB family antitoxin has translation MNFYTVVLRQSSGYWVGLCLENGIVGQGDTQEDAVNKLKEAIESFEDVYESEDNIYKSPISIDELHEFLLVEEKEKQSEIYELRKVYA, from the coding sequence ATGAACTTTTACACAGTTGTTCTCAGACAAAGTTCCGGTTATTGGGTAGGTTTGTGTTTAGAAAATGGTATTGTTGGACAGGGAGATACTCAAGAAGATGCAGTTAATAAATTAAAGGAAGCAATAGAATCTTTTGAAGATGTTTATGAATCAGAAGATAATATTTATAAATCTCCTATTTCTATAGATGAATTACATGAATTTTTATTAGTTGAGGAAAAAGAAAAACAATCAGAAATCTATGAATTAAGGAAGGTTTATGCCTAA
- a CDS encoding endonuclease domain-containing protein has protein sequence MNNQPPKKDGLRNIVIGQKIEPVKLERAKEMRRQMTPAEKILWEHLRANRLHGLHFRRQQVIDGFIVDFYCHAASLVIEVDGKIHEQQIEYDLERDKILSARGLRLLRFENEEITEKIDQVLMQIYQTCCEKIG, from the coding sequence ATGAACAACCAACCACCGAAAAAAGACGGACTTCGTAACATAGTCATTGGACAAAAAATAGAACCCGTAAAACTCGAACGCGCCAAAGAAATGCGTCGCCAAATGACACCAGCAGAAAAAATTCTTTGGGAACATCTTCGCGCCAACCGCTTGCATGGTTTACATTTTCGCCGACAACAAGTTATAGATGGTTTTATAGTAGATTTTTATTGTCATGCTGCTAGTTTAGTCATAGAAGTAGATGGAAAAATTCATGAACAACAAATAGAATATGATCTAGAAAGAGATAAAATTTTATCAGCTAGAGGTTTGCGTTTATTGAGATTTGAAAACGAAGAAATAACAGAGAAAATTGATCAAGTTTTGATGCAAATTTATCAAACTTGTTGTGAAAAGATTGGGTAA
- a CDS encoding heavy-metal-associated domain-containing protein: MTIKLTIPGMACSACASNITKAVITIDANAIVEADTKTKFVNVETQASESVIREALIAAGYPPS, translated from the coding sequence ATGACAATTAAACTCACTATTCCTGGAATGGCTTGTTCTGCTTGTGCTAGTAATATAACCAAGGCAGTTATAACCATTGACGCTAATGCTATTGTGGAAGCTGATACTAAAACCAAGTTTGTCAATGTAGAAACTCAAGCTTCAGAATCTGTTATTAGAGAAGCTTTAATTGCTGCTGGTTATCCACCTTCTTAG
- a CDS encoding transporter substrate-binding domain-containing protein has product MKLFRLLMHLKPILDVEFSQEPISLVLPENESEWADVVRWVTYATIQAEEFGITSENIDQIIAENTDTDTKNDASPAIRRFLGLQDELGKALGIRNDFVVQIIKQVGNYGEIYDRHFSNLERDLNLLWTDDGLMYSPPFSGVTQDIQLINNDQHNLLAKIQQRGVLKFGIPESSTFPGFVEKNNDGTYQGFDIDLGRAIAVAVFGDASKIEFVSQQFNDGFANTANGKVDVSAGAYTQNLMRDAKLGVDYSPIYLYTEQGLLTRLDSGITALPLLNGRTIGVVAGTTALQNLEDALKVFDVKINPVIYSSSSEMYAAYDSKQVDGALGNTGVPVYFAFLGANPDKKDHVLSLGDNMWGFEDLPNGGDLDFNDIVVHAKFSVIG; this is encoded by the coding sequence GTGAAATTATTCAGATTGTTGATGCACCTCAAGCCAATCCTCGACGTAGAATTTTCTCAAGAACCAATTTCTTTGGTATTGCCAGAAAATGAATCAGAATGGGCTGATGTGGTGCGTTGGGTGACTTATGCCACCATTCAAGCAGAAGAATTTGGTATTACTTCCGAAAACATTGACCAAATTATTGCCGAGAATACTGATACTGATACCAAGAATGATGCTTCACCGGCGATTCGTCGCTTCTTAGGTTTGCAAGATGAACTAGGAAAAGCATTAGGTATCCGCAATGATTTTGTGGTGCAAATTATCAAGCAAGTTGGTAACTATGGGGAAATTTATGACCGTCATTTCTCCAACTTAGAGCGCGATCTCAATCTCCTGTGGACAGACGATGGCTTAATGTATTCTCCACCCTTCTCCGGTGTCACCCAAGATATCCAATTAATTAATAATGATCAACACAATCTGCTTGCAAAGATTCAACAGCGCGGAGTTCTCAAATTTGGTATCCCAGAAAGCTCTACATTCCCAGGTTTTGTTGAGAAGAACAATGATGGTACTTACCAAGGTTTTGATATTGACTTAGGTCGAGCGATCGCAGTAGCAGTATTTGGCGATGCCAGCAAGATTGAATTTGTGTCTCAGCAATTTAACGATGGTTTTGCTAATACTGCTAATGGTAAAGTCGATGTTTCTGCTGGTGCATATACCCAAAACCTGATGCGTGATGCCAAATTGGGTGTTGACTACAGTCCCATTTATCTCTACACCGAACAGGGACTTTTGACACGATTAGATAGTGGTATTACTGCTTTACCTCTGCTCAACGGTCGCACAATTGGTGTAGTTGCAGGAACTACAGCCTTACAAAACCTAGAAGATGCCCTCAAGGTCTTTGATGTCAAGATCAATCCCGTCATTTATAGCAGCAGCAGTGAGATGTATGCTGCTTACGACAGCAAACAAGTGGATGGTGCTTTAGGTAATACGGGCGTACCTGTTTACTTTGCTTTCTTGGGCGCTAATCCCGACAAGAAAGATCATGTTCTTTCTTTGGGTGATAATATGTGGGGCTTTGAAGATTTACCTAATGGTGGTGATTTGGATTTCAATGATATTGTTGTTCACGCTAAGTTCTCTGTAATAGGCTAG
- a CDS encoding DUF4347 domain-containing protein, with the protein MVFVDAQVVANYQDLLKQVRPDTEILIINSDQDGIEQITNTLKERQNITSVQIISHGSEGQIQMGTTRLNRDSIQAYREQLQQWRKALTAEADILLFGCSVGFGQGQEFLRDLSIFTGTDVAASVDITGNALLGGDWDLEFATGNIESGIAISSEGQQAYAGILPQKTEARMPNLNLFLTDKDERSLP; encoded by the coding sequence ATTGTTTTTGTTGATGCTCAGGTTGTTGCTAACTATCAAGACCTGCTCAAACAAGTTCGGCCCGATACAGAAATCTTGATCATCAACTCAGACCAAGACGGAATAGAGCAAATCACCAATACTCTTAAGGAGCGACAAAATATTACTAGTGTGCAAATTATCTCTCACGGTAGTGAGGGACAAATTCAGATGGGAACAACTCGGCTAAACCGCGACAGTATCCAAGCCTATCGTGAGCAATTACAACAATGGCGTAAGGCATTAACAGCAGAAGCAGATATTTTACTGTTTGGCTGTAGTGTCGGTTTTGGTCAGGGTCAGGAGTTTTTAAGGGATTTAAGTATATTCACAGGAACAGATGTTGCCGCCTCCGTAGATATTACAGGTAATGCACTGTTAGGCGGAGATTGGGATTTAGAATTTGCCACTGGAAATATTGAATCTGGGATTGCTATTTCCTCGGAAGGACAACAAGCTTATGCAGGCATTTTGCCTCAGAAGACAGAGGCAAGAATGCCGAATTTAAACTTATTTTTGACCGACAAAGACGAAAGGAGTTTACCTTAA
- a CDS encoding type II toxin-antitoxin system HicA family toxin, with the protein MPKNIPSLRPKELIKLLEKEGCSFYREGKGDHCLYTREVEGKRRVVPIDMGAREMSPGYVLRIFRQFGFSDEEIEGLLR; encoded by the coding sequence ATGCCTAAAAATATACCTTCTTTAAGACCCAAGGAATTAATTAAGTTATTAGAAAAAGAAGGTTGTAGTTTTTATAGAGAGGGAAAAGGTGATCATTGTTTATATACTCGTGAAGTTGAAGGTAAAAGGAGAGTAGTTCCTATAGATATGGGTGCAAGGGAAATGTCTCCAGGTTATGTTTTACGGATTTTTCGGCAATTTGGTTTTAGTGATGAGGAGATTGAAGGTTTGTTGAGGTAA
- the acs gene encoding acetate--CoA ligase, with translation MSQPTIESILQEKRLFPPTSDFSENAQIKSLADYQRLYDQAKADPQQFWAELAETELDWFQKWDTVLDWQPPFAKWFVNGKINISYNCLDRHLTTWRKNKAALIWEGEPGDSRTLTYAQLHREVCQFANVLKQLGAKKGDRIGIYMPMIPEAAIAMLACARIGAPHSVIFGGFSAEALRDRLNDAEAKLVITADGGWRKDAIVPLKEQVDKALENNAVPSITDVLVVKRTNQTTHMTAGRDHWWHDLQKGVSADCPAEPMDSEDMLFVLYTSGSTGKPKGVVHTTGGYNLYSHITTKWIFDLQDTDVYWCTADVGWITGHSYIVYGPLSNGATTLMYEGAPRASNPGCFWDVIEKYGVNIFYTAPTAIRAFIKMGEHHPNKRNLSSLRLLGSVGEPINPEAWMWYHKIIGGERCPIVDTWWQTETGGIMITPLPGAIATKPGSATLPFPGIIADVVDLEGNTVPDNEGGYLAIRHPWPGMMRTVYGDPDRFRRTYWEHIPPIDGNYTYFAGDGARKDEDGYFWVMGRVDDVLNVSGHRLGTMEVESALVSHPAVAEAAVVGKPDELKGEEVVAFVTLEGTYQASEELSKELKKHVVNEIGAIARPGEIRFTDALPKTRSGKIMRRLLRNLVAGQEVSGDTSTLEDRGVLDKLREEN, from the coding sequence ATGTCTCAACCAACTATAGAATCCATTTTACAGGAAAAGCGGCTATTTCCGCCTACCAGTGATTTTTCAGAAAACGCCCAAATCAAAAGTTTAGCAGATTATCAGCGTCTTTATGATCAAGCTAAGGCTGATCCTCAGCAATTTTGGGCAGAATTAGCAGAAACTGAGTTAGATTGGTTTCAAAAATGGGATACCGTCCTAGATTGGCAACCACCTTTTGCTAAGTGGTTTGTCAACGGTAAGATTAATATTTCTTACAACTGTCTTGACAGACATCTCACTACTTGGCGGAAAAATAAGGCGGCGTTGATTTGGGAAGGTGAACCGGGAGATTCACGGACGCTGACTTATGCTCAATTGCATCGGGAAGTATGCCAGTTTGCGAATGTGTTGAAGCAGTTGGGGGCAAAAAAAGGCGATCGCATTGGTATTTATATGCCAATGATTCCCGAAGCTGCCATTGCCATGTTAGCCTGTGCGAGAATTGGCGCACCTCATAGCGTTATTTTTGGTGGTTTTAGTGCTGAAGCTTTGCGCGATCGCTTAAATGATGCCGAAGCTAAGTTAGTGATCACAGCCGATGGTGGTTGGCGCAAGGATGCGATTGTCCCCCTCAAAGAACAGGTAGACAAAGCTTTAGAAAATAATGCAGTTCCCAGCATTACAGATGTGCTAGTTGTCAAGCGCACAAATCAAACAACTCACATGACAGCAGGGCGTGACCATTGGTGGCACGATTTACAAAAAGGCGTTTCCGCTGATTGTCCCGCAGAACCAATGGACAGTGAAGATATGCTGTTTGTTCTCTACACTTCCGGTAGTACAGGCAAACCGAAGGGGGTAGTTCATACCACAGGTGGTTATAACTTATACAGCCATATCACCACCAAATGGATTTTTGATCTCCAAGATACAGATGTATATTGGTGTACTGCCGATGTCGGTTGGATTACTGGACACAGCTATATTGTTTATGGACCTCTTTCCAACGGTGCAACTACTCTCATGTATGAAGGTGCGCCCCGTGCTTCTAATCCTGGATGTTTCTGGGATGTAATTGAGAAATACGGCGTTAATATTTTTTATACCGCACCAACCGCAATTCGCGCCTTTATCAAAATGGGTGAACACCATCCTAACAAACGTAATCTTTCTTCCCTACGATTACTGGGAAGTGTGGGTGAACCCATTAACCCCGAAGCTTGGATGTGGTATCACAAAATCATTGGTGGTGAACGCTGTCCAATTGTGGATACTTGGTGGCAAACGGAGACAGGTGGGATTATGATTACACCTCTACCTGGGGCAATTGCCACTAAACCCGGTTCAGCTACCCTGCCTTTCCCCGGTATTATTGCGGATGTGGTAGATTTAGAAGGAAATACTGTCCCTGATAACGAAGGTGGTTATTTAGCAATTCGTCATCCTTGGCCGGGAATGATGCGGACTGTGTACGGTGATCCTGATCGCTTCCGCCGGACTTACTGGGAACATATTCCGCCCATTGATGGTAATTATACGTATTTTGCCGGCGATGGTGCCAGAAAGGATGAGGACGGCTATTTCTGGGTAATGGGGCGCGTGGATGATGTCCTGAATGTCTCTGGACACCGCTTAGGGACGATGGAAGTAGAATCTGCGCTGGTGTCTCATCCGGCGGTAGCTGAGGCTGCTGTGGTGGGTAAACCGGATGAATTGAAGGGTGAGGAAGTTGTGGCTTTTGTAACTTTGGAGGGAACTTATCAAGCCAGTGAGGAGTTGAGTAAGGAACTGAAGAAGCACGTTGTTAATGAGATTGGGGCGATCGCTCGTCCTGGTGAAATCAGGTTTACTGATGCTTTACCAAAGACCCGGTCTGGGAAGATTATGCGGCGGTTGTTGCGGAATCTGGTAGCGGGTCAGGAGGTGTCGGGCGATACTTCAACTTTGGAGGATCGCGGTGTTTTGGATAAGTTACGGGAAGAAAATTAA